The following coding sequences lie in one Mesorhizobium sp. NZP2298 genomic window:
- a CDS encoding aldehyde dehydrogenase, whose protein sequence is MTRNFTQNFVGGRRVDPLGADFIEVRSPYDGSQVGAVPLAAQADVDLAVATARKAFDEGAWPRMPVVDRIAVIRRFAELYETRSDEFAGLVTAEMGAPAWFAKAIQTLIRDQGQAYLVAAEEYPWEVHRAGYPRGSAVWVRDPVGVVAAVIPWNAPHQVALAKLFPALLAGCTVILKLAPETAIDGQYLGELFNEAGLPEGVLSILVAHREVSEYLVTHPGVDKIGFTGSTVAGSRIASLAGAQLKRVSLELGGKSAAIVLDDADIGQTVDALRYRSFPNNGQVCVAQTRILVPRRRHDAFVDALVDNVSDMTIGDPADPETFLGPLVAERQRQRVLDFIAAGIESGADLAVGGLGMPEGINHGAFVKPTVFANVNNASRIAQEEIFGPVVCVIPYDGVEDAVRLANDSIYGLSGSVWTSDPDRGLEIARRIRTGGVTVNNAASDLLSPFGGFKRSGIGREFGPEAINHYIEHKTIAV, encoded by the coding sequence ATGACGCGGAATTTCACGCAGAACTTCGTCGGCGGCAGGCGCGTGGATCCCCTGGGCGCCGATTTCATCGAGGTCCGCTCGCCCTACGACGGAAGCCAGGTCGGCGCGGTGCCGCTGGCAGCGCAGGCCGACGTGGATCTTGCGGTCGCGACGGCGCGCAAGGCATTCGATGAGGGCGCTTGGCCGCGCATGCCGGTGGTCGACCGTATTGCTGTCATCCGCAGGTTCGCGGAACTCTACGAGACCCGCTCCGACGAGTTCGCCGGTTTGGTGACGGCGGAGATGGGCGCGCCGGCCTGGTTTGCCAAAGCCATCCAGACCCTCATTCGTGATCAGGGCCAAGCCTATCTGGTTGCCGCCGAGGAGTATCCTTGGGAAGTGCATCGCGCTGGCTATCCGCGGGGTAGCGCAGTTTGGGTCCGTGATCCGGTAGGCGTGGTCGCCGCTGTCATCCCGTGGAACGCGCCACATCAGGTCGCTCTGGCGAAGCTCTTTCCGGCGCTGCTCGCCGGCTGCACGGTGATCCTGAAGCTGGCGCCGGAAACCGCGATTGACGGCCAGTATCTGGGCGAGTTGTTCAATGAGGCGGGACTGCCGGAAGGCGTCCTGAGCATCCTGGTTGCTCACCGGGAGGTCAGCGAATATCTGGTGACGCATCCGGGCGTGGACAAGATCGGCTTCACCGGCTCCACTGTTGCCGGCAGCCGCATCGCCAGCCTGGCGGGCGCACAACTGAAGCGCGTCAGCCTTGAGCTCGGCGGCAAATCCGCGGCGATAGTGCTGGACGACGCCGATATAGGCCAGACAGTCGATGCGCTCCGCTATCGTTCCTTTCCCAACAATGGGCAGGTCTGCGTCGCACAAACGCGTATCCTCGTGCCGCGCCGGCGCCACGATGCCTTTGTCGACGCGCTTGTGGACAATGTCTCCGACATGACGATTGGCGATCCGGCTGATCCTGAGACTTTTCTGGGGCCGCTGGTGGCGGAACGCCAGCGGCAGCGTGTGCTCGATTTCATCGCTGCGGGCATCGAAAGCGGAGCCGATCTTGCCGTCGGTGGGCTCGGGATGCCGGAAGGCATCAATCACGGCGCCTTCGTCAAGCCCACGGTTTTTGCCAATGTCAACAACGCCTCGCGCATCGCTCAGGAAGAAATCTTCGGCCCGGTCGTGTGCGTCATTCCCTATGACGGTGTGGAGGATGCCGTTCGGCTCGCCAACGACTCTATCTACGGCCTGTCGGGGTCGGTGTGGACCTCCGATCCTGATCGAGGATTGGAGATCGCGCGTCGCATCCGCACCGGGGGTGTGACCGTCAACAACGCTGCCTCCGATCTCCTGTCGCCATTCGGTGGCTTCAAGCGCAGTGGAATTGGACGCGAATTCGGTCCCGAGGCGATCAACCACTACATCGAACACAAGACCATAGCTGTCTGA
- a CDS encoding GMC family oxidoreductase, with product MSTSTMEFDYIVVGSGSAGSPLAARLVEKGASVLLLEAGKSEKLHLTRVPAALMHTIGNVRYDWNYVTEPDPSRNGLQESWPRGRVPGGSSAINGMIFIRGAAADYDAWEAMGNKGWGWNSVLPYFRKMETADNDKDNAYRGGMGPLRVSALRWKHPISAKFIDSFVNAGVPLNPDLNGRSHEGVAWNQGSTRGGVRHSAFDAFILPRLGDAKLTFMDDALVERIVLEGKRAAGVDILRGSQKVRAKARHGVVLSAGSINSPQILMLSGIGDPDQLARHGIGVRVASPEVGRNLMEHPGLYVRAEMNVKTGNAYASPIGRAKAFAEWILSRNGVLSVPTAQVLAFLKSTPDREMPDLQFHLFPFGYFNENGRLHVPTRNLVTILANVNYPKSTGHLELRSSDPRQPVAIYPRLLDHPDDIACVLRGLDWIRKLASTPPFGSHVRELIEVPAEGAGPAADEAYARKATVPFLHPVGTCRMGADESAVVSPELRVRGTEGLWVADASIFPRHIAGNTNATAIMIGERAADLIHP from the coding sequence ATGAGCACGTCCACGATGGAATTCGATTATATTGTCGTAGGGTCGGGCAGCGCCGGCTCACCGCTCGCGGCGCGTCTGGTCGAAAAGGGCGCGAGTGTCCTTCTCCTCGAGGCGGGCAAAAGCGAAAAGCTGCATCTGACGCGCGTGCCGGCCGCGCTGATGCATACGATCGGCAACGTCCGCTACGACTGGAATTACGTGACCGAGCCCGATCCCAGTCGCAATGGTCTGCAGGAATCGTGGCCACGGGGGCGCGTGCCAGGCGGATCCTCGGCCATCAACGGCATGATCTTCATTCGCGGAGCCGCGGCCGACTACGACGCCTGGGAGGCGATGGGCAACAAGGGGTGGGGATGGAATTCGGTGCTTCCCTATTTCCGCAAGATGGAGACCGCCGATAACGACAAGGATAATGCCTATCGCGGCGGCATGGGACCTCTCCGTGTGTCGGCCTTACGCTGGAAGCACCCGATATCGGCCAAGTTCATCGACAGCTTCGTCAATGCGGGCGTGCCCCTGAACCCCGACCTCAACGGAAGGTCCCACGAGGGCGTCGCCTGGAATCAGGGTTCCACCAGAGGCGGCGTTCGTCACTCGGCATTCGACGCGTTCATCTTGCCTCGCCTCGGTGACGCCAAGCTCACATTCATGGACGATGCGTTGGTCGAGCGCATCGTGCTGGAAGGCAAGCGGGCTGCCGGCGTCGACATCCTGCGCGGCAGCCAGAAGGTACGAGCCAAGGCACGGCACGGCGTGGTCTTGTCGGCCGGATCCATTAACTCGCCGCAGATACTGATGCTCTCGGGCATCGGCGATCCGGACCAACTGGCCCGCCATGGGATTGGCGTGCGGGTCGCAAGTCCCGAGGTCGGCCGCAACCTGATGGAACATCCGGGCCTCTATGTCCGTGCGGAGATGAACGTCAAGACGGGGAATGCCTATGCATCGCCAATCGGGCGGGCAAAAGCGTTCGCCGAATGGATCCTTTCGCGCAACGGTGTGTTGAGCGTGCCCACCGCCCAGGTGCTCGCCTTCCTGAAATCCACGCCGGATAGGGAGATGCCGGACCTCCAGTTCCATCTCTTCCCCTTTGGATACTTCAACGAGAACGGCCGTCTGCACGTGCCGACGCGCAACCTTGTTACCATCCTAGCCAACGTCAACTATCCCAAGAGCACCGGCCACCTCGAGCTTCGTTCCAGCGACCCGAGACAGCCAGTGGCGATCTATCCGCGCCTGCTCGACCATCCAGACGACATTGCCTGCGTGCTGCGCGGCTTGGATTGGATACGCAAGCTGGCCTCTACGCCCCCATTCGGCAGCCATGTGCGCGAGCTGATCGAAGTGCCGGCTGAAGGCGCGGGGCCTGCTGCGGACGAAGCCTATGCGCGCAAGGCCACGGTGCCGTTCCTGCATCCGGTGGGCACTTGCCGGATGGGGGCGGACGAAAGCGCTGTCGTCAGCCCGGAGCTTCGCGTACGCGGCACCGAAGGGCTCTGGGTCGCGGATGCCTCGATCTTCCCGCGTCATATCGCCGGCAACACCAACGCGACGGCGATCATGATTGGCGAGCGTGCGGCCGACCTCATCCATCCGTAG